A window of Costertonia aggregata contains these coding sequences:
- a CDS encoding DUF547 domain-containing protein, producing MNHIITLVSVLFLSFTSYLHSQETTTFFSEADTFLNTHVKNGRVDYKAIQSNPKALNELLDMARNINVPKDNASEYQAFWINGYNLLVIKNIVENYPLKSPLDVAGFFDKTKQDIGGKQITLNDIENKLLRGNFPSEARFHFVLVCAGLGCPPIINTAYKPSTLEAQLQKQTQLALNNPSFIQVNKNKVKISQIFEWYKGDFTQGGKSLVDYINQFRTEPLPENAKVSHYPYDWTLNQVK from the coding sequence ATGAACCATATAATCACATTAGTATCTGTGCTGTTTCTTTCTTTCACGAGCTACTTACATTCGCAAGAGACTACTACATTCTTTTCAGAGGCAGATACTTTTTTAAATACTCACGTAAAGAACGGTAGAGTGGATTATAAAGCCATACAAAGTAATCCCAAAGCATTGAATGAATTGTTGGATATGGCAAGGAATATTAACGTACCCAAGGATAATGCATCGGAATACCAAGCCTTTTGGATAAACGGTTATAACCTTTTGGTCATAAAGAACATCGTAGAAAATTATCCGTTAAAATCACCTTTGGATGTAGCCGGATTCTTCGACAAGACCAAGCAAGACATAGGAGGCAAGCAAATAACCTTGAACGACATCGAGAATAAACTGTTGCGCGGAAACTTCCCTTCGGAGGCTCGTTTTCATTTTGTACTCGTTTGTGCTGGCCTTGGTTGTCCACCAATTATCAATACGGCATATAAGCCATCAACTTTAGAGGCACAATTGCAAAAACAAACCCAGTTGGCATTGAACAATCCATCATTTATACAAGTCAATAAGAATAAGGTGAAGATTTCCCAAATATTCGAGTGGTACAAAGGGGATTTCACGCAAGGCGGAAAAAGTTTGGTCGATTATATCAATCAATTCAGAACAGAGCCCTTACCCGAGAACGCAAAGGTGTCCCACTATCCCTATGATTGGACCTTGAACCAAGTCAAATAA
- a CDS encoding NAD(P)/FAD-dependent oxidoreductase, with translation MEHIVIIGNGIAGVTAARHVRKLSDKKITLISAETDYFFSRTALMYVYMGHMKFEHTQPYENWFWKKNRLNLVKGYVSKVDPQNKKLVLADGNSVSYDKLILATGSKPNKFGWPGQDLDGVQGLYSKQDLDSLEKNAPNKNICKRAVIVGGGLIGIEMAEMLRSRDIPVTFLVREKSFWNGVLPSGESQMINEHIQEHHIDLRLDTNLVEIIADENGRAKAVLTDKGDTVECNVVGLTAGVSPNVDFLKDSGIALGRGVKVNRMLETNIKDVYAIGDCAEQHEAIGNRRPIEAVWYTGRMMGETLAQTLCGNPTEYNPGHWFNSAKFLDVEYQTYGWVFGERGMKEYEQHFHWRHATEKICITIAFNKDTEQFLGINTFGVRMRHEIFDRWLTEEREIDYVMEHLKDANFDPEFYAQYEQEIIQKYNAELGTSLRVKKRNWKRIFEKI, from the coding sequence ATGGAACATATTGTTATTATCGGTAACGGAATTGCTGGCGTGACCGCTGCAAGGCATGTCCGAAAACTTTCCGATAAAAAAATTACCCTAATCTCTGCCGAGACCGATTATTTCTTCTCCCGTACCGCTTTAATGTACGTATATATGGGGCATATGAAATTTGAGCATACCCAACCCTATGAAAATTGGTTTTGGAAAAAGAACAGATTAAATCTAGTGAAAGGGTATGTCAGTAAAGTCGACCCTCAAAACAAAAAACTGGTTTTGGCCGACGGGAATTCCGTCAGTTACGATAAGCTCATTTTGGCAACGGGATCAAAACCGAACAAATTCGGATGGCCAGGTCAAGATTTGGACGGTGTGCAAGGACTCTATTCCAAACAGGATCTGGATTCACTTGAAAAAAACGCACCCAACAAAAACATTTGCAAAAGAGCGGTAATCGTTGGCGGCGGGTTAATCGGGATTGAAATGGCCGAAATGCTCCGCAGTCGCGATATCCCGGTTACTTTTTTAGTGAGGGAAAAAAGTTTTTGGAACGGTGTATTGCCTAGTGGCGAATCGCAAATGATCAATGAGCATATTCAAGAACACCATATTGATCTACGATTGGACACCAATCTGGTTGAGATCATCGCCGACGAAAACGGTCGTGCCAAGGCTGTACTGACCGATAAGGGAGATACTGTTGAATGTAATGTTGTGGGCCTCACCGCAGGGGTTTCCCCCAATGTAGATTTTCTCAAGGATTCTGGAATAGCCTTAGGCCGTGGGGTTAAAGTGAATAGAATGTTGGAAACCAATATAAAGGACGTCTATGCGATAGGGGATTGTGCCGAACAACATGAAGCTATCGGTAACAGGAGACCAATTGAAGCAGTTTGGTACACGGGCAGAATGATGGGCGAGACCTTGGCCCAAACCTTGTGCGGTAATCCCACGGAATATAATCCCGGGCACTGGTTCAATTCTGCCAAATTTTTAGATGTGGAATACCAAACCTATGGTTGGGTCTTCGGTGAACGCGGCATGAAAGAATATGAACAACATTTTCACTGGCGACACGCGACGGAAAAAATATGTATCACAATAGCTTTCAATAAGGATACCGAACAATTTTTGGGCATAAACACCTTCGGCGTTCGAATGCGGCACGAGATTTTTGACCGTTGGCTGACCGAAGAAAGAGAAATCGATTATGTCATGGAACATTTGAAAGATGCCAATTTTGATCCAGAGTTCTACGCACAGTACGAACAGGAAATCATACAGAAATACAATGCTGAACTTGGCACATCGTTGAGGGTCAAAAAGAGAAATTGGAAACGCATATTTGAAAAAATCTAA
- a CDS encoding cellulose synthase family protein, giving the protein MALTIAYIIIAIYSIALLLIFFYSLAQLNLLVNYLGNKRRNQSAPKFNLLDAKEVPYVTIQLPVYNEEYVMERLLENIAKIEYPKSKLEIQVLDDSTDESVIDTAKWVEDLQNTGLDIQHIRRENRQGFKAGALKEGLEVAKGDFVAIFDADFLPDSDWLKKTVIYFKDPEIGVVQTRWGHINRDYSTLTKIQAFALDAHFTLEQVGRNSKGHFINFNGTAGIWRKECILDAGNWEGDTLTEDLDLSYRAQLKNWKFKYLEDVETPAELPVVISAARSQQFRWNKGGAENFRKTVWSVITAKNISFKTKFHGVMHLLNSSMFLCVFIVALLSIPMLYIKNMYGHLGWVFEATSFFILSTIILFVCYWFTYKSIQGSGFNSFVDYIRIFFTFFSVALGFSLHNSIAVLEGHMGKRSEFVRTPKFNINSLTESWKGNKYLAKKLSPNMILEFALMVYFLFGMYSAIPLNDFGLFPFHFMLFLGFGFVFFKSLTARA; this is encoded by the coding sequence ATGGCACTAACGATCGCATACATCATCATCGCAATTTATAGCATTGCACTGTTACTGATATTTTTCTACAGTCTTGCACAGTTGAACCTTTTGGTAAACTACCTAGGTAATAAGAGGCGTAACCAAAGTGCACCTAAGTTTAATCTTTTAGATGCCAAAGAAGTACCATATGTTACCATTCAACTTCCGGTGTATAACGAAGAGTATGTGATGGAACGTTTATTGGAAAACATAGCCAAGATAGAATATCCAAAAAGCAAATTGGAAATTCAGGTTTTGGACGACTCAACCGATGAATCTGTAATCGACACTGCCAAATGGGTAGAAGACCTACAAAATACAGGACTTGATATTCAACACATTCGCCGTGAAAACCGTCAAGGTTTCAAAGCAGGGGCATTAAAAGAAGGGTTGGAGGTTGCCAAAGGCGATTTTGTTGCTATTTTCGACGCTGATTTCCTGCCTGATAGTGATTGGTTGAAAAAGACCGTAATTTATTTTAAAGACCCGGAAATTGGTGTGGTACAGACCCGTTGGGGACATATCAACAGGGATTATTCCACATTGACCAAAATACAGGCCTTTGCCTTGGATGCTCATTTTACCTTGGAACAGGTAGGCCGAAATTCCAAAGGACATTTTATCAATTTTAACGGTACTGCAGGTATCTGGCGCAAGGAATGTATCTTGGACGCCGGTAACTGGGAAGGCGATACCTTGACCGAAGACTTGGATCTAAGCTATCGTGCTCAACTAAAAAATTGGAAGTTCAAATATTTGGAAGATGTTGAAACTCCTGCAGAATTACCTGTAGTCATAAGTGCCGCTCGTTCTCAACAGTTTCGTTGGAACAAAGGCGGGGCCGAAAACTTTAGGAAAACAGTTTGGAGCGTAATAACCGCTAAAAACATATCTTTCAAGACCAAATTCCATGGTGTGATGCACTTATTGAACAGCTCAATGTTCTTATGTGTATTTATCGTTGCATTGTTAAGTATACCGATGTTGTACATTAAGAATATGTACGGTCATTTAGGTTGGGTTTTTGAAGCTACCAGTTTCTTTATTTTAAGTACCATTATCCTTTTCGTATGCTATTGGTTTACCTATAAAAGCATACAAGGAAGTGGCTTCAATAGCTTTGTGGATTATATACGTATTTTCTTTACTTTTTTCTCGGTCGCCTTAGGATTTTCATTACACAACTCCATTGCAGTTTTGGAAGGCCACATGGGCAAACGCAGTGAGTTTGTACGAACGCCAAAATTTAATATCAATAGTCTTACCGAAAGCTGGAAAGGCAATAAATATTTAGCCAAAAAGCTATCCCCGAACATGATTTTGGAATTTGCGCTTATGGTCTATTTTCTATTTGGAATGTACAGTGCCATACCGTTAAACGACTTTGGGCTTTTCCCCTTTCACTTTATGTTGTTCTTGGGCTTTGGTTTTGTATTCTTCAAATCCCTTACCGCAAGGGCATAA
- a CDS encoding glycoside hydrolase family 113 has product MRALGFSLICFLQFSCTSQVHEKINGVSFVAAPEKVVQKQINEVLKVHANHAAIMPFGFIREINSPEIIFDTERQWYGETRKGAKQYIQMLQQNGIKVMLKPQIWIWRGEFTGTLKMDSEEDWKTLENAYDKFILNYADLAQQTNVAILCIGTELEQFVKARPNYWKRLISKIRKIYKGKLTYAANWDEYSRTTFWDDLDYIGIDAYFPLSESKTPTVEELKTGWQPWKTKIRSLSKAKNKPVIFTEFGYRSMDYTAKKPWLVDRNEEKVNLKAQANAQKAILSEFWEEDWFAGGYVWKWFIAHEKSGGAEDNRFTPQNKPAQQILSGFYKQNK; this is encoded by the coding sequence ATGAGGGCTTTAGGTTTTAGTTTGATTTGTTTTTTACAGTTTTCCTGCACAAGTCAGGTACACGAAAAAATAAATGGCGTCAGTTTTGTGGCTGCTCCCGAGAAGGTGGTGCAAAAACAGATAAACGAGGTGTTAAAGGTACATGCCAACCATGCCGCCATTATGCCCTTTGGTTTTATACGGGAAATAAATTCGCCCGAAATCATTTTTGATACCGAAAGGCAGTGGTATGGGGAAACCCGCAAGGGAGCCAAGCAGTACATACAAATGTTACAGCAAAATGGTATAAAGGTAATGTTGAAGCCCCAAATATGGATATGGAGGGGGGAGTTTACAGGGACTTTGAAAATGGATTCCGAGGAAGATTGGAAAACACTTGAAAACGCTTATGACAAATTTATTTTAAACTATGCCGATTTGGCCCAACAAACGAATGTAGCCATTTTGTGTATCGGTACAGAATTGGAGCAGTTTGTAAAGGCTAGGCCTAACTATTGGAAAAGATTGATTTCAAAAATCCGTAAAATATATAAGGGGAAATTGACTTATGCCGCCAATTGGGACGAATACTCGAGAACCACTTTTTGGGACGATCTGGATTATATAGGAATTGACGCCTATTTTCCATTATCCGAATCAAAGACACCTACGGTAGAAGAGTTGAAAACGGGATGGCAACCATGGAAAACAAAAATAAGGTCTTTGTCCAAAGCGAAAAACAAACCTGTCATTTTTACTGAATTTGGTTATCGCAGTATGGATTATACGGCCAAAAAACCATGGTTGGTAGATCGCAATGAAGAAAAAGTAAACTTAAAAGCACAGGCAAATGCCCAAAAGGCCATTCTTTCAGAATTTTGGGAAGAAGATTGGTTTGCCGGTGGCTATGTGTGGAAATGGTTCATAGCCCACGAAAAATCAGGCGGTGCCGAGGACAACAGATTTACGCCGCAGAATAAACCTGCGCAGCAAATACTATCGGGTTTTTACAAACAAAATAAATGA
- a CDS encoding sulfatase family protein yields the protein MKKKLLLLAILSLVFLSCKNELPAKNKQPNVIIVFTDDQGYQDVGVFGSPNIKTPHLDQMAKDGIKLTNFYAAQAVCSASRAGLLTGCYPNRLGIHGAFMPNSKKGLNTTETTIAKMLKEKGYRTAIYGKWHLGDHPDFMPNNHGFDEYFGIPYSNDMWPLHPQQGPIFNFGPLPLYENEMIVDTLTNQSLLTTQITEKSVEFITKNKGNPFFLYVAHPQPHVPLYVSDKFKGKSERGLYGDVIMEIDWSVGQIMSTLKKLDLAEDTLVIFTSDNGPWLNYGEHAGSALPLREGKGTALEGGQREPCIIYYPKRIEPGRTIETPMMNIDILPTLAEITHAKLPKNVIDGKSVWDIWTGKSTKSPQEAYYFYYHVNELHGVRYDKWKMYFPHTYRTLNGREGGKDGIPVAYEQDSITEITLYDLSKDLSETKNVANENPEVVQTIKYLANTMRTELGDALIGIEGKGTRPVGQIEE from the coding sequence ATGAAAAAAAAATTGCTTCTTTTAGCCATACTTTCATTGGTTTTTCTTTCTTGCAAGAATGAACTTCCCGCTAAAAACAAACAGCCGAACGTCATCATTGTTTTTACAGATGACCAAGGCTATCAAGATGTTGGTGTTTTTGGTTCCCCCAACATTAAAACCCCTCATTTGGACCAAATGGCAAAAGATGGCATTAAGCTTACCAATTTTTATGCAGCACAGGCCGTGTGTTCTGCCTCCCGTGCCGGACTTTTAACAGGATGTTACCCCAATCGTTTGGGTATACATGGCGCTTTTATGCCCAATAGTAAAAAAGGACTGAATACAACCGAAACCACCATTGCAAAAATGTTAAAAGAAAAAGGGTACCGTACCGCAATTTATGGGAAATGGCATCTAGGCGACCACCCCGATTTTATGCCCAATAACCATGGGTTTGATGAATATTTCGGCATACCTTATTCCAATGACATGTGGCCCTTACATCCGCAGCAAGGTCCAATTTTCAATTTTGGCCCACTGCCCTTGTACGAGAATGAAATGATTGTCGACACGTTGACCAACCAATCTTTGTTGACCACACAAATTACAGAGAAAAGTGTAGAGTTCATTACAAAAAATAAGGGAAATCCATTTTTTTTGTACGTGGCACATCCCCAACCCCATGTACCCTTGTACGTTTCGGATAAATTCAAGGGAAAATCCGAACGGGGTCTGTACGGGGATGTGATTATGGAAATAGACTGGTCTGTAGGTCAAATAATGAGCACTTTGAAAAAATTGGACCTAGCAGAAGATACGCTCGTGATTTTCACATCGGACAATGGCCCTTGGCTCAATTATGGGGAACATGCCGGTAGCGCACTTCCGCTAAGGGAAGGAAAAGGCACTGCCTTGGAAGGCGGACAAAGGGAACCTTGTATCATCTATTATCCAAAAAGAATCGAACCGGGCAGAACTATCGAAACTCCCATGATGAACATTGATATTCTGCCTACTCTCGCAGAAATCACCCATGCCAAACTTCCAAAAAATGTAATCGACGGAAAAAGTGTATGGGATATTTGGACGGGAAAGTCCACGAAAAGTCCTCAAGAGGCCTATTACTTTTACTATCATGTAAACGAGTTGCACGGAGTACGATATGATAAATGGAAAATGTACTTCCCCCATACCTACAGGACCTTAAACGGTCGAGAAGGAGGCAAAGATGGTATTCCGGTAGCCTATGAACAAGATTCGATTACCGAAATAACATTATATGACTTATCAAAGGACCTTAGTGAAACCAAAAATGTAGCAAATGAAAATCCCGAAGTTGTACAGACCATAAAATATTTGGCCAATACTATGCGAACCGAACTTGGCGATGCCTTAATCGGTATTGAAGGAAAAGGAACTCGACCCGTTGGACAAATAGAGGAATAA
- a CDS encoding 4Fe-4S binding protein, translating to MNTMDKSMSLTGQPPKALNTGQKLATLIGMSGLGILVLNLFNLDFENSGLWLSIALIAIFAGVVWFSKAAYAHKEKGIKNDGVWFKSISSRGVLAWIAGIALTGFYVVLYFYPQYLGLVKDGENTGVIALFDPLSKLLSGNPASQWFVYGTLYTVAILAFGIKFMWKYRHNRYEKIRTVSVMFFQTAFAFIIPEIMARLNGDLPYYDLKNMWPLNYYNFERYRINGFIENGNIGLAMLIFGILSIFVISPILTYKYGKRWYCSWVCGCGALAETAGDSFRQLSDKSKFAWNVERWVVHSVVVFVTLMTTAVIYSYLGNDSSKYWLTKSTFLIGVASILTLVFAWVMIFKRQELQKDAKYGAIGYFTIIIVLIGMHVFSGEGNIFLFKSESLRKTYSFLIGSIFSGVIGTGFYPIFGNRVWCRFGCPMAAILGFQQRLFSKFRITTNGGQCISCGNCSTYCEMGIDVRAYAQKGENIVRSSCVGCGICSAVCPRGVLKLENGPQKGRINPTEVLLGNDVDLMDLVNDK from the coding sequence ATGAACACAATGGATAAAAGTATGTCACTTACAGGGCAACCCCCAAAAGCATTGAATACTGGTCAAAAACTAGCCACTTTGATAGGTATGTCGGGATTGGGAATATTGGTATTGAATTTGTTCAACTTAGATTTTGAGAATAGCGGTTTGTGGCTCAGCATTGCGCTTATAGCCATTTTTGCAGGTGTAGTTTGGTTTTCAAAGGCAGCTTACGCCCACAAGGAAAAAGGTATAAAAAATGATGGGGTATGGTTCAAATCTATCTCGAGCAGAGGGGTACTGGCATGGATTGCCGGTATTGCACTCACAGGATTTTACGTAGTACTTTATTTTTATCCCCAATATCTAGGGTTGGTGAAAGATGGCGAAAATACCGGAGTCATAGCATTATTTGACCCGCTTAGTAAGCTATTGAGCGGCAACCCTGCCAGCCAATGGTTCGTATACGGCACATTATATACGGTAGCGATATTGGCGTTCGGCATAAAATTTATGTGGAAATATCGGCACAACCGGTATGAAAAAATCCGCACGGTAAGCGTCATGTTCTTTCAAACGGCTTTCGCTTTTATCATTCCCGAGATCATGGCCAGGTTAAATGGGGATTTACCGTACTATGACCTAAAAAACATGTGGCCTTTGAACTATTACAATTTTGAGCGTTATCGCATAAACGGTTTTATTGAAAATGGCAATATAGGATTGGCCATGTTGATTTTTGGTATACTTTCCATATTCGTTATCTCCCCTATTTTGACCTATAAATATGGGAAAAGATGGTACTGCTCATGGGTATGTGGTTGTGGTGCCTTGGCGGAAACCGCTGGAGATTCTTTTCGTCAATTAAGCGATAAATCAAAATTCGCTTGGAACGTTGAAAGGTGGGTCGTTCACAGTGTCGTAGTTTTTGTAACCCTTATGACCACAGCGGTAATTTATTCGTATTTGGGTAACGATAGTAGTAAATACTGGTTGACCAAAAGCACTTTTCTTATTGGTGTAGCATCCATTTTAACACTTGTATTTGCTTGGGTAATGATTTTTAAGAGGCAAGAGCTTCAAAAAGATGCAAAATACGGCGCCATAGGATACTTTACGATAATCATTGTACTTATTGGGATGCATGTTTTTAGTGGGGAGGGCAATATCTTTTTATTCAAATCCGAATCGCTGCGCAAAACATACAGCTTTTTGATAGGCAGTATCTTTTCCGGGGTGATCGGCACAGGTTTTTACCCTATTTTTGGCAACAGGGTCTGGTGTCGTTTTGGCTGCCCTATGGCCGCTATTTTGGGATTTCAGCAGCGTTTGTTCTCGAAGTTTAGGATTACGACCAATGGTGGGCAGTGCATTTCCTGTGGCAATTGTTCTACTTACTGTGAAATGGGCATTGATGTACGTGCCTATGCCCAAAAAGGTGAAAACATTGTACGTTCTAGCTGTGTAGGTTGTGGCATATGTTCCGCTGTATGTCCCCGAGGGGTTCTTAAGTTGGAAAACGGACCTCAAAAAGGTAGAATTAACCCGACCGAAGTTTTATTGGGCAACGATGTTGATTTAATGGACTTGGTCAACGATAAATAA
- a CDS encoding toxin-antitoxin system YwqK family antitoxin — protein sequence MFLKPLFVFFILFLFGNAAEVKKTYHKEYYRTGILKLEGWLKNNQKSGYWKFYHSNGKISEKGHYTNNKRTSYWYFYDTKGQIKQEGHYKNGGMANWWLFYDTNGKINHKCQLNNGKKNGYCLKYRNAKLTSAQKYKNGKKIKEWYSFASFKRENKLSDLK from the coding sequence GTGTTTCTAAAACCTTTATTTGTATTCTTCATCCTTTTTCTTTTTGGCAATGCTGCCGAAGTAAAAAAGACGTATCACAAAGAATATTATCGAACCGGTATACTAAAACTCGAAGGTTGGCTAAAAAACAACCAAAAATCGGGGTATTGGAAATTTTATCATTCTAACGGTAAAATATCAGAGAAAGGGCACTACACCAATAATAAGCGAACTTCATATTGGTACTTTTACGATACAAAAGGACAAATAAAGCAAGAGGGGCATTATAAGAACGGTGGCATGGCAAACTGGTGGCTGTTCTATGACACAAACGGAAAAATAAACCACAAGTGCCAATTGAACAACGGCAAAAAAAATGGCTACTGCCTAAAATATAGGAACGCTAAACTTACATCTGCCCAAAAATATAAAAATGGAAAAAAAATCAAGGAATGGTATAGCTTTGCAAGTTTTAAACGTGAAAATAAATTATCCGACTTAAAATAA
- a CDS encoding mannosyltransferase, translating into MPNTIVTYLKLHKVSIVLALLSSIFYYTFAYHLERTDFIKLLALFAALFVLCFKLVQFEKWNFRFLLAIGIAFRVLFIVAEPNLSQDFYRFIWDGELVSHLVNPYLSVPDVLIEQSNLAVANAQELYAGMTRLSTKNFSNYPPLNQLIFGMAALLGGKSILGSVMVLRGTIILADVGIFYLGRKLLKKLNRSPHLIFWYFLNPLVIIELTGNLHFEGVMLFFFVWALYLLSVNKWQWAAVVYACSISMKLVPLLFLPLFLKHFNFKKAVVFYLIIGTTSLLLFAPFYSSEFITNYSKTIGLWFSNFEFNAGLYNGIKQIALQFDAKPWELIKTYGKITPIVTIIAVLLFTFLRKNEKLSVLITSMLWVLTLYYFMSATVHPWYVIFLVVLTAFTKFRYAFIWSAAIVLSYYAYSSADFKENLWLLAIEYIAVFIFLIYELVAYRNKT; encoded by the coding sequence ATGCCCAATACAATTGTGACATATCTGAAACTGCATAAAGTTTCGATAGTATTGGCATTATTGAGTTCAATTTTCTATTACACCTTTGCCTACCATCTGGAACGAACCGATTTTATAAAGCTCCTAGCTTTGTTTGCAGCATTATTTGTTTTATGCTTTAAACTGGTACAGTTCGAAAAATGGAATTTTAGGTTTTTGCTCGCCATAGGCATTGCGTTTAGGGTATTGTTTATTGTTGCGGAACCCAACCTATCACAAGATTTTTATCGTTTTATCTGGGATGGCGAATTGGTAAGCCATCTAGTAAATCCGTATTTGAGCGTCCCCGATGTTCTGATAGAACAATCGAATCTAGCGGTTGCCAATGCTCAGGAACTATATGCGGGCATGACCCGTTTAAGTACCAAAAACTTTAGTAATTATCCGCCTTTGAACCAACTCATTTTTGGTATGGCCGCATTGTTAGGTGGTAAAAGCATCTTAGGCTCTGTTATGGTCTTGCGGGGTACCATTATTTTGGCAGACGTTGGTATTTTCTATTTGGGAAGAAAGCTCTTAAAAAAACTTAACCGCTCACCACACCTTATTTTTTGGTATTTTTTAAATCCGTTGGTCATTATTGAACTTACCGGAAACCTGCATTTTGAAGGTGTGATGCTGTTCTTTTTTGTTTGGGCGCTATATCTATTATCCGTTAATAAATGGCAATGGGCGGCAGTGGTTTATGCTTGTTCGATTTCGATGAAACTCGTTCCTCTTTTATTTCTCCCCCTTTTCTTGAAGCATTTCAACTTCAAAAAAGCGGTTGTATTTTATCTGATTATCGGAACGACTTCCCTTCTGCTCTTTGCGCCTTTTTATTCATCTGAATTCATTACCAATTATTCCAAAACAATAGGACTCTGGTTTTCCAACTTCGAGTTTAACGCAGGTTTATATAACGGTATCAAGCAAATCGCCCTTCAATTCGATGCCAAACCATGGGAATTGATCAAAACCTATGGGAAAATCACTCCTATTGTGACCATTATCGCAGTTCTGCTTTTCACCTTTCTAAGAAAAAATGAAAAACTATCAGTGCTCATTACCTCTATGCTATGGGTGTTGACTTTGTATTATTTTATGTCCGCGACCGTGCATCCGTGGTATGTTATTTTCCTTGTGGTATTGACCGCATTTACGAAATTTAGGTATGCGTTCATTTGGTCGGCGGCCATTGTTTTAAGTTATTACGCCTATTCATCGGCGGACTTCAAGGAAAACCTATGGTTGTTGGCGATTGAGTATATTGCGGTTTTTATCTTCTTGATTTACGAATTGGTTGCATATCGTAACAAAACTTGA
- a CDS encoding glycosyltransferase family 2 protein — protein sequence MQDSPHIKVIIPAFNEADSIAEVIKDIPKSVSEIIVVNNNSSDNTVKNAQAAGATVLTERKKGYGHACLKGMDYVAQQSKTPDIIVFIDGDYSDYPEELNKVVAPILNHGYDFVVGARVKRLREDGSMTPQQIFGNWLATFLMKLLFRATFTDLGPFRAIKYNKLLTLEMEDKTYGWTVEMQLKALKKKLAYTEVPVRYKKRIGVSKVSGTVKGSIFAGVKILGWIFKYSFK from the coding sequence ATGCAAGATTCTCCTCATATTAAAGTCATCATTCCCGCCTTTAACGAGGCAGATTCCATTGCAGAGGTCATCAAGGATATCCCAAAATCGGTTTCAGAAATCATCGTAGTCAACAACAACTCTTCTGACAATACAGTGAAAAATGCCCAAGCAGCTGGTGCTACTGTACTTACCGAGCGTAAAAAAGGATATGGCCATGCCTGCCTAAAGGGTATGGATTACGTCGCACAACAGTCCAAAACGCCGGACATTATCGTATTTATCGATGGGGATTACTCTGATTATCCAGAAGAATTGAACAAGGTGGTCGCACCTATTTTAAACCATGGTTATGATTTTGTTGTTGGCGCCCGGGTAAAAAGATTACGTGAGGATGGAAGCATGACCCCACAACAAATTTTTGGCAATTGGTTGGCTACTTTTTTGATGAAATTACTCTTTAGGGCAACATTTACCGACTTAGGACCGTTTAGAGCAATAAAATATAACAAGTTGTTAACACTGGAAATGGAGGATAAGACTTACGGGTGGACAGTGGAAATGCAGCTAAAAGCCTTAAAAAAGAAGCTGGCATATACCGAAGTACCAGTGCGTTACAAGAAACGAATTGGCGTTTCAAAGGTGTCGGGTACGGTAAAAGGTAGTATATTTGCAGGCGTAAAAATATTAGGTTGGATTTTTAAATACAGTTTTAAGTAA